The DNA region AAGTTTGGTCAAAATGCCAAAGATACTGGTTCAACAAAAGTTCAAATTGCAATCTTAACAGAAGATATTAATAATTTAAATGAACATTTAAAAGTACATCGAAAAGATATTGTATCAAGAAGAAGTTTATTGCAAAAAGTAGCACAAAGAAAACACTTGCTTGCATATTTAACCAAAACTGATTTTAATGAATATAAAGCAATCATTGAAAAATTAGGAATTAGAAAATAAGGTTTAAGGTTTTTAAACTTTTTTAAAGTTTAATATGAAGTATAATAAAATAAATTAATAATTTAATTAAGTAACACAACAGGAGAAACAAGAAAAATTGACAAAATAAAAATGATAAATATAATAAAAGTATATGTATTAAATAAACACAAAAAGAAAGGAATTATTAGCTATGAAAAAAATTTTAAGTTTAATAGGAGCAACAGCTATAACAACAA from Spiroplasma kunkelii CR2-3x includes:
- the rpsO gene encoding 30S ribosomal protein S15 is translated as MVSKEKKAELVIKFGQNAKDTGSTKVQIAILTEDINNLNEHLKVHRKDIVSRRSLLQKVAQRKHLLAYLTKTDFNEYKAIIEKLGIRK